A window of Gemmatimonadota bacterium genomic DNA:
CAATCGACATCCATTGGCAAACTGAGGATAGGTGATAGAATCATAGCGATTCTCATTCTTGTATCTGGGAAAGCCTGCTTTCTCGCCTGTCTTTGACTTCTCTTTGAGACGCCGAAAGAATCCTTTGAATGCTAAATCCACCCTTGCCGATACTTGTTGCAATACCTGACTATATACTTGCTTGAAAGCGGCGTGTTGCTGTTTCAACAATGGTATTGTTTTAGTCTGGTCATATTGAGAGAGAGACTTATTCTCATTTTTCCATGCTTGTATTCTCGCACAGAGTAGTTGATTATAGAGAATGCGACATTCGTCAATATGCGCCAGCAAGATTTGTTCTTGTTTTTTGGTCGGGCGCAATCTGTATTTGAATGACTTAACCATAATAAAAATATATAGTTATGTGCTGTTTGTGTCAAGTTGAAAATAGAATAAATCTTGTTGATGCACCGCCACCGATAGTCCCTCTTTGACTATCCCAGGCTAAAGCCACCCTGCAAATTCTAAGCCCTTCGCCATGCGACCCAACACTAAAGCTCTCTGCGAGTGGGTTTTACGGGCTTTTCGGATAATTCTATAGACGTATAGACCACTACACACGAAGAAAGAAACCCATGCAGATTCCGACACCACAAGACAAACTGTCCGAAATGGACGCTCGCCTGGCGCGCGTCGAGGGAATTGCTGAACAAATGAACACGCGCTTGACTGGCCTTGAAACCCGCGTTGACAACGGCTTTTCCAATATAGACACCCGGTTGACCAACATGGACACCCGGTTGACCAACATGGACACTCGCAATAACAGCAATTTCAGGTGGCTTATTGGCCTGCTAGTCGTTGTGTTGCTTGCAAATGTCGGTACAGCCGTTTCAATCATCATGACCTTTGCTAAGCCCTGAACAGAAAAGGGCTTCTCGAATGCGCCACTACAAATATGAAATTTCTCCCCCCGGTCTCAATTTAAGACCGGGTTTTTTATTTTATCACTTAACTTTATACTTTATTGCCGATACGTAAGTGCCTATAATTGGATTGACAGTACCAATCGCATAAAAAGAGGAGAGTGTGTCATGCCTGTGCTTACAGAAGACGAGATCCGTTTTTTTAAACGCGAGGGCTATCTGGTGAAGAAGGGCGCTCTGGATCCGGAGTTGTGCGCCCGTGCGCGGGAACGCCTGTGGGACGATCCGCCGCCGAGTCTGAAGAAAGACGATCCGGATTCATGGGTGGGTCCCATTAAGCCGGAAGAGGAATCAATGGATAGCAGCAATTATAAGCGCGGTTATCGCTGGCAATACCGCAAGGTGGGCAGAGAGCCCTGGATGATTGAGTTGTTGGCAAAAAATCCGGTTGTGTGGGGTGCTGCTGAGCAGATGCTGGGTAAGGAGAATTTTCCAGAGCCTACAGGCGTGCGCGGTATTTATTGCACGTTGCCCTATGGCGATGTTCCGCGCCAACCGCGTCATTTGCATGTGGATGCCCATGCGTTCAATTTTGCAGTGGTGGGTTATATCGATCATGTGCCCGAAGATGGCGGCGGTTTTACGGTGTGGCCCAGGAGCCATCGCACGTTTTTTTTCGATTACCAGACGCGCTATCTCAGGGAGCCATTGCCCCGGATGGAGAAGCATAGAGAGGCGTTTCAATCTTGTGACGAGAATTCATATCAGACGCATGGCGAACCCGGCGATATTGTTTTTTGGCATCACCGTATCGGGCATATGGCGTCGGCCAATTATTCGCGGCAGATCCGAAAGGCGGTGTTGTACGATTTTAAGTTGAACGATATGCCCCAGCTTCAGGAAGAGCCACCGGGAGATGATATCTGGGTCGATTGGACTGATGATGTGCGGGATGTGTCGATTGAGGATGGGGAATAATAGGCGGAGGGCTACCGGATGGATGTTCAGTTTTGGTCACTGATCTGGGTCGGCGTTGTGGTTATTGTGCTGGGTGTGCTGTTGTATTATGTGATTAAGTCTTACAAGTGAGAGAGGATTTGGTCGATGGTAGAAGTGCAACAATACGCGGTGTGCGATTTTGGATTGTATGCAGATGTGGGTGATAAAAATCCGTTTGCGGTGGAAGTGACGGCAACTTTTACACACGAACTGGGCGAGGTGGTTGAGAATCTGCCCGGTTTTTTTGATGGGGATAAATGGGTTGTCCGTTTTAGTCCGGGTGCAGAAGGGGTTTGGAGGGGGCGTTCGCGGTCTGAGCTTTCGGGTCTGGATGGGGCTGAGTGGGGCGTGCAGTGTGTGGGGAATGAGAACGCTGATGTGCATGGTCTGGTAGGGATTGATCCGGAACATCCACAGCGGTTTGCCTGGTCTGATGGTACGCCGTTTTTATATTTGGGTTTTGAATGCGATTGGTTATTCAGCTATCACCAGGCAGATGCGGAGCGGTGTTATCGGCATGTCGATCTGGTTGCGAGCCGGGGGTTCAATTGTTTTGTTGTGAATTTGTATGCGCACACGGGTTTTGGTTCAAGGCCGAATGACGATACGCGCCCTATGTTGCCCGAGTATATTTTTGGGCCGCCGGAGATGTATTTGTTTGAGGGCACGAATGATGCGCCGGATCACGAGCGGATGAATATCGATTTTTTCCGCGATTTTGATCGCTTGATGCGCTATTTGCACGGGAAGGGGATTGTGGTTCATCTGATGTTGCAGGTGCAAAATAAGCAGGTGAATTGGCCGGCGCGCGAGACAGAAGCAGATGATCGGTTCTGGCGCTATGCGGTTGCGCGGTACCAGGCTTTTGGGAATGTGATCTGGGATGTGGGCAAGGAGAGCAAGAATCTGTATCGCGAGATGGGTGATCACGATTATGTTCTGGAGCGTATGGCTATTATTCGCGGGGCGGATGCGTATGGGCATTTGTTGACGGTGCACGATGTTGAACTTCGAAACGCGGGTACGCTGTCTGAACCCGATCGCCAGTCGGATTTTGTGACGGATCAGGTGCATTTGTCCGATGCTACGCGCTACAATCGAGAGGCGATTCGCAGGATGCGGAATTCGGGTACGCCGTATGTGAATGTGGAATATGGGTATGAACTTGCCGAGGAACAGCTCAAGACTTATCGCGGACGCACGACTGCCGAGTGGGATGATATTTTGAGGTGGACGTGGGCGATTTATGCGGCTGGCGCGTATCCGTGTTATTATTACGATAATACGTCGTGGGATTTGATTAAGTTTGAGCCGGTGCCAGAGAGTTGGAGGAGGTATCGGGAGTTGCGGGATTTTTTGGAGGGGCTGCCATTTAATCAGATGGTTGGGGATAATGAATACGTGGAGCGCGGTTTTTGTCTGGCGCTGGCAGGGGATGCGTATCTGGTGTATTTGCCCGAGGGCGGCGATACGCGTATTGATTTATCCGATGTGGGTGAGGGGACGCCAATAGCGGTGGATTGGATGGCGGTTTTGACAGGTGAACGGAGCAGTGGAGAGATGGAGAAGTCGGATTTCTGGGGTGGGTTTAATACCGATTTGGTCAATCCGTTTGGGGATAAAGATCAGCCGTGTGTTGTGGGGTTGTGGGTAGGAGGGAAAGGAGCTATACGGTAGAAAGTGCCTGTTGGTTTTGTATGAGGATATTCGGATTGGGATTTTTATTGGGTACTGGAAGGCCCTGTTCTTTCAAGAGTTCAACATGTTCTTCCATTCCCCATTTTGCTTTGAACATGCAATCTTCAATGGAATGTCCAATACCTGTAAAACCTTCCAGTTCTGGGGAGTAAAAGCCAAAAAAATCCGGTTCTTCCGTGGCTTCAATGACCAATGAGTAAGGTAGATCAAGCATTGTTGGGGTCCTGTTATTTTATTCAAAATACAGTTTATTGGTACAAGAGTCAATAATCCGATTTGGATCTACCATGAGTATTGAACGATATTTTTTGGGCTGTCCGATTTGGGGCAATAAAGAGTGGGTGGGCGAGTTGTTTGCGCCCGATGTTGTGCAAAAAGATTTTTTGAGACAGTACGCCTCTGTGTTTAATACCGTGGAGGGCAATACCACTTTTTACGGTTTGCCTTCGGATAAGGCCGCGATGCGCTGGCTGTCCGATACGCCGCCGAGTTTTCGCTTTGTGCTTAAGTTTCCGCGTGCGATTAGCCACGATAAGCGGTTGCGAGATGCCGAGTTGGAGACGGCTGCGTTTGTAGATGTTCTCACGGTGTTACAGGATCGGGTGGGTCCGTCATTTTTGCAGTTGCCTCCGTCTTATGGGCCGCGCGATTTGCCGGTGTTGGACAGGTATTTGGATGCGTTGCCCGATATATTTTCTTATGCTGTGGAGATTCGGCACCATCTGTTTTTTGCCGAGGCAGAAAATGAGTTGAATGCGGTGCTCAAAAGCCATGGGGTAGATCGCGTGGTTTTTGATACGCGCGGGGTGCATAGTGCGCAAGTAGCAAGTAACAAGCCAAAGGTCCCGGTTCGGTTTGTTGCAACGGGGCGTTTTCCTTTTGTGAGGTTTGTCGGGCATCCCGAGGTTGATAAAAATCTGCCGCTTCTGGCGGAATGGGTGCCGGTGGTTGCCAATTGGATACGCGAGGGGCGAACGCCTTTTGTATTTATGCACGCTCCCGATGATTTTTACGCACCGCAGTTGGCGCGCCATTTTCACCAGATGCTGTCCGGGGATATAGATGTCGGCGAGATGCCGCCCTGGCCCGCGGAACAGGTCGTAGAGGAGCCTGTGCAGATGGATTTGTTTTGATAAAAGCTGTTTTTCTTCCTGCGCCCTGTCGAAAAAAATTGACTTTTGGAAATTTTAGGTTCATTCATATTTATCTTAAAAAATATTCACCTGTCTCAAGAGGAGATGCCTTATGGATGCGCGCGAGCGGTATTTCTG
This region includes:
- a CDS encoding helix-turn-helix domain-containing protein is translated as MVKSFKYRLRPTKKQEQILLAHIDECRILYNQLLCARIQAWKNENKSLSQYDQTKTIPLLKQQHAAFKQVYSQVLQQVSARVDLAFKGFFRRLKEKSKTGEKAGFPRYKNENRYDSITYPQFANGCRL
- a CDS encoding phytanoyl-CoA dioxygenase family protein, translated to MPVLTEDEIRFFKREGYLVKKGALDPELCARARERLWDDPPPSLKKDDPDSWVGPIKPEEESMDSSNYKRGYRWQYRKVGREPWMIELLAKNPVVWGAAEQMLGKENFPEPTGVRGIYCTLPYGDVPRQPRHLHVDAHAFNFAVVGYIDHVPEDGGGFTVWPRSHRTFFFDYQTRYLREPLPRMEKHREAFQSCDENSYQTHGEPGDIVFWHHRIGHMASANYSRQIRKAVLYDFKLNDMPQLQEEPPGDDIWVDWTDDVRDVSIEDGE
- a CDS encoding DUF5060 domain-containing protein; the encoded protein is MVEVQQYAVCDFGLYADVGDKNPFAVEVTATFTHELGEVVENLPGFFDGDKWVVRFSPGAEGVWRGRSRSELSGLDGAEWGVQCVGNENADVHGLVGIDPEHPQRFAWSDGTPFLYLGFECDWLFSYHQADAERCYRHVDLVASRGFNCFVVNLYAHTGFGSRPNDDTRPMLPEYIFGPPEMYLFEGTNDAPDHERMNIDFFRDFDRLMRYLHGKGIVVHLMLQVQNKQVNWPARETEADDRFWRYAVARYQAFGNVIWDVGKESKNLYREMGDHDYVLERMAIIRGADAYGHLLTVHDVELRNAGTLSEPDRQSDFVTDQVHLSDATRYNREAIRRMRNSGTPYVNVEYGYELAEEQLKTYRGRTTAEWDDILRWTWAIYAAGAYPCYYYDNTSWDLIKFEPVPESWRRYRELRDFLEGLPFNQMVGDNEYVERGFCLALAGDAYLVYLPEGGDTRIDLSDVGEGTPIAVDWMAVLTGERSSGEMEKSDFWGGFNTDLVNPFGDKDQPCVVGLWVGGKGAIR
- a CDS encoding type II toxin-antitoxin system HicB family antitoxin, producing MLDLPYSLVIEATEEPDFFGFYSPELEGFTGIGHSIEDCMFKAKWGMEEHVELLKEQGLPVPNKNPNPNILIQNQQALSTV
- a CDS encoding DUF72 domain-containing protein, whose product is MSIERYFLGCPIWGNKEWVGELFAPDVVQKDFLRQYASVFNTVEGNTTFYGLPSDKAAMRWLSDTPPSFRFVLKFPRAISHDKRLRDAELETAAFVDVLTVLQDRVGPSFLQLPPSYGPRDLPVLDRYLDALPDIFSYAVEIRHHLFFAEAENELNAVLKSHGVDRVVFDTRGVHSAQVASNKPKVPVRFVATGRFPFVRFVGHPEVDKNLPLLAEWVPVVANWIREGRTPFVFMHAPDDFYAPQLARHFHQMLSGDIDVGEMPPWPAEQVVEEPVQMDLF